A region of the Candidatus Margulisiibacteriota bacterium genome:
TTTGTGGTATCGAACCAGATCTTGAGAAGCGATGGGAGTGGGCCCGGCCGCGGCACGTTGGTTATGGGCCGATCGCTGGGATCGGATTTAATCAACCGTTTGATATCTATTACTCATCTTTTTACGAGCGTTCATCTTCTAAACGACCCTTCGCTTGCCCCGGAAATTGCGGCTGTGCTTCCTGAATTGGGCAGATCGCCGATCTTCCTAAAAGCGCCTAACAAAGATAAACTGATTGGTTATTTGCTTATTAACGACATTTCAAGAAAACCCGCTGTTGTTTTTCAGGTTGAGATCCCCAGAATATTAAACTTTCAAGCGGAAATGTTTTCCGGACTCCTTTCTTTGGTCCGGCTGGGGGCTTTTTTTCTATGCGGGTTGGCGGTTCTACTGCTTATCCAGAGGTTTGTTGTTTTACCGGCCAGCGAGACCAATAGTATTTTGGATGAGATAAAAACCAGGTGTCAGATAAAAATCAACGGGGGAAAGCCGTTAATCGATGAAATCGCCCGGATAAAAAAATCAGCGGCAACGATTCTCGATGAGCTCAAAATCCGATCCCCTGATAAATAACCACGATGGTGTAATAAGCTTGACTAAGGCAAAGTTGTAAAGGAAAGAATCGCGCCGGATATAATCACCGATGGTAAGCCATACCTCAATCGCGCCTGGAAATAATAAGTCCGGCCCCTGGATAGCCCTGTAATATACCGCGAGTAATTTCCCGCGCCATTTTGTGTTGACCAGGAGGTGATTGTCCAGGCCATGGAATCCGACCGCCGGTAATTGAAGCTGACCTGACCGGTTTTATAACTGCTAAAATCGTAAGCCATATTCAAATTTGCCGATGTTCTTCCTATGCCTGTCGCCGGCAGGGTTTTTACCGACGGCTTTCCCAGGGTTGTAGTCGTGGTGCTTGTGGTAGTGGTGGTCGTCGTTGTTGTTGTCGTTGTCGTTGTCGTTGTCGTAGTAGTAGTAGTAGTTGTTGTTGTTGTTGTGGGTGAAGGAGCAGTCCCAACTAGCCAAAAGAGGCCGGAATTAGCCGCTTGATATTCATAAACATTGCCTGAAGAGACGCATTCCCAACTGTTTGCCCCTATCTTATACCAATTGCTTGAGACCGCTTGAGTTAAAACCACATCAAAGAATGGATTGTTCGGAGAGGCGTACGAATCGACCGGGGCTGAATCGAGTTGTGGTGGGAAGTTTACCATATTCCCTCTGTCCGGATCCAAATAGTAGAGCATTATCCCGGTCTTCACCGCTTCCACGGAGCTTTTTTCCACACTATTATTGGCGGCTGGGGCTAAATCGCGGAAAACGGCGCTGGCGATCATTGCCACAATTCCAAGTATGAACATCGTGAACATGATCTCGATAAAAGAAAAACCCGGTCTTTTATTATTAAGACTATTAAGCATGAAATTTTATCCAGCCAATTATATCACGGGAAAATAGACAGTAAATAGACAATGATAACCCGCGGCTAAACGTCGCGGTTATCAAGCTCTATCTCGGTTCTTGGGTTTTAAGACATGCTTGACGCAGGCCCAGAGGGTTGCCAGGCCGTAGATCAGACTCCGGCGAAAATTGATCTCCGAAGCTTCGGGGAAATAGCGGCAGGGGACAGCAATTTCTCCGGCCGGAAGATTAAGGGCGGCCACTCCGGCCAGGAGTTCTGTGTCAAAAACAAAATCGTTTGAAAACCGTTCGATCGGGAGGCTGGTCAGGACCT
Encoded here:
- a CDS encoding prepilin-type N-terminal cleavage/methylation domain-containing protein, with the protein product MLNSLNNKRPGFSFIEIMFTMFILGIVAMIASAVFRDLAPAANNSVEKSSVEAVKTGIMLYYLDPDRGNMVNFPPQLDSAPVDSYASPNNPFFDVVLTQAVSSNWYKIGANSWECVSSGNVYEYQAANSGLFWLVGTAPSPTTTTTTTTTTTTTTTTTTTTTTTTTTTSTTTTTLGKPSVKTLPATGIGRTSANLNMAYDFSSYKTGQVSFNYRRSDSMAWTITSWSTQNGAGNYSRYITGLSRGRTYYFQARLRYGLPSVIISGAILSFTTLP